One window of Agromyces rhizosphaerae genomic DNA carries:
- a CDS encoding dihydrodipicolinate synthase family protein: MTALTLLAVDGSTTAVELADAPGFTPPRQPLRSRVAYAAAHVVPKPYADNTPGQPAEIDWDATLAYRHHVYSWGLGVADAMDTAQRNMGLDPAATRELITRSAAEAASAGGALVVGVNTDHLEAEQVSLDEVIDAYKEQLHHAEDAGAGAVLMASRHLARAAQSADDYRRVYREVLAAAGAPVVLHWLGTAFDPSLEGYFGSTDTNAASDTLVEIIEASADKVSGVKMSLLDADAEIAVRRRLPETARMFTGDDFNYVGLIAGDDEGHSDALLGAFAAIAPHASAAIRALDQGDPAEYRRILQPTEALSRQIFAAPTFYYKTGVAFLSWLNGHQAAFQMVGGLHAARSLPHLSEIVRLANACGAFERPELAAARWHSLLTLNGVFDATDAPAEAASETAEVLA, encoded by the coding sequence GTGACGGCGCTCACCCTCCTCGCCGTCGACGGGTCGACCACGGCGGTCGAGCTGGCGGATGCCCCGGGCTTCACTCCCCCCAGGCAGCCGCTGCGCTCGCGCGTGGCCTACGCGGCCGCGCACGTCGTGCCGAAGCCCTACGCCGACAACACCCCCGGCCAGCCGGCGGAGATCGACTGGGACGCCACCCTCGCGTACCGCCACCACGTCTACTCGTGGGGCCTCGGCGTGGCCGACGCCATGGACACGGCGCAGCGCAACATGGGCCTCGACCCGGCCGCGACACGCGAGCTCATCACCCGCAGCGCCGCGGAGGCGGCCTCGGCGGGCGGCGCGCTCGTCGTGGGCGTGAACACCGACCACCTCGAGGCCGAGCAGGTCTCCCTCGACGAGGTGATCGACGCCTACAAGGAGCAGCTGCACCACGCCGAGGATGCCGGCGCCGGCGCCGTGCTCATGGCCAGCCGCCACCTCGCGCGCGCCGCGCAGTCGGCCGACGACTACCGCCGCGTGTACCGCGAGGTGCTCGCCGCCGCCGGCGCGCCGGTCGTGCTGCACTGGCTCGGCACGGCGTTCGACCCGTCGCTCGAGGGCTACTTCGGGTCGACCGACACGAATGCCGCCTCCGACACGCTCGTCGAGATCATCGAGGCATCCGCCGACAAGGTGTCGGGCGTGAAGATGAGCCTGCTCGACGCCGATGCCGAGATCGCCGTGCGCCGTCGCCTGCCCGAGACCGCGCGGATGTTCACGGGCGACGACTTCAACTACGTCGGGCTCATCGCGGGCGACGACGAGGGGCACTCCGACGCGCTGCTCGGCGCGTTCGCGGCGATCGCCCCGCACGCCTCGGCCGCGATCCGCGCGCTCGACCAGGGCGACCCGGCCGAGTACCGACGCATCCTCCAGCCGACCGAGGCGCTGTCGCGGCAGATCTTCGCCGCGCCGACGTTCTACTACAAGACCGGCGTCGCGTTCCTGTCGTGGCTCAACGGCCACCAGGCCGCGTTCCAGATGGTCGGCGGCCTGCACGCCGCACGGAGCCTGCCGCACCTCTCCGAGATCGTGCGGCTCGCCAACGCGTGCGGCGCCTTCGAGCGGCCCGAGCTCGCTGCCGCACGCTGGCACTCGCTGCTCACGCTGAACGGCGTGTTCGATGCGACGGATGCCCCGGCCGAGGCCGCATCGGAGACCGCGGAGGTACTCGCGTGA
- a CDS encoding sugar phosphate isomerase/epimerase family protein produces the protein MSAHPRLSMNQGTIKHASLPEAIDAVLGAGYASIGTWREPVQELGLAESAARLADSGLRLSTHCRSGFFAMPEGPARRAAIDDNLRAIEETATLAAAGAEGSTAVLVIVGGGMPEGSRDVIGAREHVRDAIGELAPAAKGAGVTLAIEALHPMYASDRCVVSTLGQALDIAEDFDADVVGAVVDTFHVWWDPELLPQIARAGAAGRIATYQVCDWATPLPADVLMGRHYPGDGVIDFASITAAVEATGYDRDVEVELFNADIWATPFDEVARRTAESFAAAVAPHLAASVPA, from the coding sequence GTGAGCGCGCATCCCCGCCTCTCGATGAACCAGGGCACGATCAAGCACGCGTCGCTGCCCGAGGCGATCGACGCTGTGCTCGGCGCGGGCTACGCGTCGATCGGCACCTGGCGCGAGCCCGTGCAGGAGCTCGGCCTCGCCGAGTCGGCGGCGCGCCTGGCCGACTCGGGCCTGCGGCTGTCGACGCACTGCCGCAGCGGGTTCTTCGCGATGCCCGAGGGCCCGGCCCGGCGTGCCGCGATCGACGACAACCTGCGCGCGATCGAGGAGACCGCGACGCTCGCAGCCGCCGGCGCCGAGGGGTCGACCGCCGTACTCGTGATCGTCGGCGGCGGGATGCCCGAGGGGTCGCGTGACGTGATCGGCGCGCGCGAGCACGTGCGCGACGCGATCGGCGAGCTCGCCCCTGCTGCGAAGGGCGCGGGCGTCACGCTCGCGATCGAGGCGCTGCACCCGATGTACGCGTCCGACCGGTGCGTCGTGTCGACTCTCGGCCAGGCGCTCGACATCGCGGAGGACTTCGACGCCGACGTGGTCGGCGCGGTCGTCGACACGTTCCACGTCTGGTGGGACCCGGAGCTGCTGCCGCAGATCGCGCGCGCGGGCGCCGCGGGCCGCATCGCCACCTACCAGGTGTGCGACTGGGCCACGCCGCTGCCCGCGGACGTGCTGATGGGCCGCCACTATCCCGGCGACGGCGTGATCGACTTCGCATCGATCACCGCCGCGGTCGAAGCGACCGGCTACGACCGCGACGTCGAGGTGGAGCTCTTCAACGCCGACATCTGGGCCACGCCGTTCGACGAGGTCGCGCGCCGCACCGCCGAGTCGTTCGCCGCCGCGGTCGCCCCCCACCTCGCCGCATCCGTCCCCGCCTGA
- a CDS encoding PHP domain-containing protein — MNPLAALEEIAFLLERDLASPYRTKAFRGAAAAIEGVSEEELRTRAAEGSLKRIAGVGDRTAGVIAEALAGGVPEYLRDLREKLGQAVPDATGLHARLRGDLHSHSEWSDGTTPIATMARAADLVGLEYLVLTDHSPSLRVANGLSAERLAEQLDVLESLNASRDGGARVLSGIEVDILEDGSLDQTPAMLARLDVVVASVHSKLRSERAVMTERMLAAIEHPFTNVLGHCTGQKVEGGRVRPPSEFDAEAVFAACAEHDVAVEINSRPERRDPPDELIALAIEAGCLFSIDSDGHAPGHLSFLGLGAARAEAAGVREERIVTTWPVERLLEWSRAGRTAA, encoded by the coding sequence GTGAACCCGCTCGCCGCCCTCGAGGAGATCGCGTTCCTGCTCGAGCGCGACCTCGCCTCGCCGTACCGCACGAAGGCGTTCCGCGGCGCGGCGGCGGCGATCGAGGGCGTCTCGGAGGAGGAGCTCCGCACCCGGGCGGCCGAGGGGTCGCTGAAGCGCATCGCGGGCGTCGGTGACCGCACCGCTGGCGTCATCGCCGAGGCACTGGCCGGCGGGGTGCCCGAGTACCTGCGCGACCTGCGCGAGAAGCTGGGGCAGGCGGTGCCGGATGCCACGGGGCTGCACGCCCGCCTGCGCGGCGACCTGCACTCGCACAGCGAGTGGTCCGACGGCACGACGCCGATCGCCACGATGGCCCGGGCCGCCGACCTCGTCGGGCTCGAGTACCTCGTGCTCACCGACCACTCGCCGAGCCTGCGGGTCGCGAATGGGCTGTCGGCCGAGCGCCTCGCCGAGCAGCTCGACGTGCTCGAGTCGCTGAACGCGTCGCGCGACGGGGGAGCCCGGGTGCTCTCCGGCATCGAGGTCGACATCCTCGAGGACGGCTCGCTCGACCAGACCCCCGCCATGCTGGCGCGCCTCGACGTGGTCGTCGCCAGCGTGCACTCGAAGCTGCGCTCCGAGCGTGCGGTCATGACCGAGCGGATGCTGGCCGCCATCGAGCATCCGTTCACCAACGTGCTCGGGCACTGCACCGGCCAGAAGGTCGAGGGCGGCCGGGTGCGCCCGCCGTCGGAGTTCGACGCCGAGGCCGTGTTCGCCGCGTGCGCCGAGCACGACGTCGCGGTCGAGATCAACTCCCGCCCCGAGCGGCGCGACCCGCCCGACGAGCTGATCGCGCTCGCGATCGAGGCCGGTTGCCTGTTCAGCATCGACTCCGACGGGCACGCGCCGGGGCACCTCTCGTTCCTCGGTCTCGGGGCGGCGCGCGCCGAGGCGGCCGGCGTGCGCGAGGAGCGCATCGTCACGACGTGGCCGGTCGAGCGGCTGCTCGAGTGGTCGCGGGCGGGGCGCACCGCGGCCTGA
- a CDS encoding ATP-binding protein, whose translation MERARASKPDFELTEQNVGAVAAICIALDGVPLAIELAAARARLLAPADLLDRLDRSLAVLSSGARDLPERQRTMRSTIDWSTQLLTDPQRALLARLGVFAGPFSLDAAEWIAEDVPGVSPLDDLAALVDGSLVQQRERADHAAFAMLVVVREYALELLDAEPGEAGLRARERHAEWYLRVADQAELELEGEDQLAWMLRLTDEADNISAAVRFLIERGRWSDIAELTWDLYVYWWVGGHLGEVRGWMDEVLARAEDLDPRTRAIILYFACAIGFWQRDPGDIAAGLDESARLFHQVDEASGEALALVSLALALLSAPQPDPVRAEAALTTSLERFREVDDQWGVAMALVSLGRVALLQERVQDALSRFDESLMVARHQDDRLGETIALHHLGWADLLVGDPAGAGERFAQSLALSAEMHHDEGVAYGLEGVLSVVAMSGDVERAGRLLGAAEVLRERTGLYNQPSFSFHSRIIDGIRSSPAAELLEQARLAGRALPVDQAVAEALAGGAPGLAGAAVPAASAPPPAEEAAP comes from the coding sequence GTGGAGCGCGCCCGCGCCTCGAAGCCCGACTTCGAACTCACGGAGCAGAACGTCGGCGCGGTCGCGGCGATCTGCATCGCGCTCGACGGCGTGCCGCTCGCGATCGAGCTCGCCGCCGCCCGCGCCCGCCTGCTCGCGCCCGCCGACCTGCTCGACCGCCTCGACCGGAGCCTCGCGGTGCTCTCGAGCGGTGCGCGCGACCTGCCCGAGCGGCAGCGCACCATGCGCTCGACGATCGACTGGAGCACCCAGCTGCTCACCGACCCGCAGCGCGCGCTGCTCGCGCGGCTCGGCGTGTTCGCGGGGCCGTTCTCGCTCGACGCCGCCGAGTGGATCGCCGAGGACGTGCCCGGTGTCAGCCCGCTCGACGACCTCGCCGCGCTCGTCGACGGCAGCCTCGTGCAGCAGCGCGAGCGCGCCGACCACGCCGCGTTCGCGATGCTCGTCGTCGTGCGCGAGTACGCGCTGGAGCTGCTGGACGCCGAGCCGGGCGAGGCGGGCCTGCGGGCGCGCGAGCGGCACGCCGAGTGGTACCTGCGCGTGGCCGACCAGGCCGAGCTCGAGCTCGAGGGCGAGGACCAGCTCGCCTGGATGCTGCGCCTGACCGACGAGGCCGACAACATCAGCGCCGCCGTGCGGTTCCTGATCGAGCGCGGCCGCTGGAGCGACATCGCCGAGCTCACGTGGGACCTCTACGTGTACTGGTGGGTCGGCGGCCACCTCGGCGAGGTGCGCGGGTGGATGGACGAGGTGCTCGCCCGCGCGGAGGACCTCGACCCGCGTACCCGCGCGATCATCCTCTACTTCGCGTGCGCGATCGGGTTCTGGCAGCGCGACCCGGGCGACATCGCCGCGGGGCTCGACGAGAGCGCGCGGCTCTTCCACCAGGTGGACGAGGCCAGCGGCGAGGCGCTCGCGCTCGTCTCGCTCGCGCTCGCGCTGCTGAGCGCCCCTCAGCCCGATCCCGTGCGCGCGGAGGCCGCGCTCACCACCAGCCTCGAGCGCTTCCGCGAGGTGGACGACCAGTGGGGCGTCGCCATGGCGCTCGTGAGCCTCGGCCGCGTCGCCCTGCTGCAGGAGCGCGTGCAGGACGCGCTCTCGCGGTTCGACGAGAGCCTCATGGTCGCCCGCCACCAGGACGACCGGCTGGGCGAGACGATCGCGCTGCACCACCTGGGCTGGGCGGACCTGCTCGTGGGCGATCCGGCCGGGGCCGGCGAACGGTTCGCGCAGAGCCTCGCCCTGTCGGCCGAGATGCACCACGACGAGGGCGTCGCCTACGGACTCGAGGGGGTGCTCTCGGTCGTGGCGATGTCGGGCGACGTCGAGCGCGCGGGCCGGCTGCTCGGCGCGGCCGAGGTGCTGCGCGAGCGCACCGGGCTCTACAACCAGCCCTCGTTCAGCTTCCACAGCCGCATCATCGACGGCATCCGGTCGAGCCCCGCGGCCGAGCTGCTGGAGCAGGCGCGGCTCGCGGGGCGCGCGCTGCCCGTCGACCAGGCCGTCGCCGAGGCGCTCGCCGGCGGAGCGCCGGGCCTCGCGGGAGCGGCCGTGCCCGCCGCATCCGCACCGCCCCCAGCCGAGGAGGCCGCACCGTGA
- a CDS encoding NAD(P)/FAD-dependent oxidoreductase — protein MAAQVRQLLAGVQIDTYVVVPRHSPDERFHRTIAEFLEEFARGADARHPGFTVIGDDAQPRTHVLSNLLLRGGVHHDRLAPDAPDAAKLLDDSGVAYSGVPLVRTAEGRVLVDPSDTELASAHGLETTLPDEVVDLAIVGAGPAGLAAAVYAASEGLTTLVLESESVGGQAASSSLIRNYLGFPRGVAGSDLAQRAYQQAWMFGARFAHARPVTGLDTGDPARFRLTVDAGPAARPGEVLARSVILATGVSYRRLAVPSLKPFIGATVFYGVSAAEARAQTGRDVLIVGGGNSAGQAALHVARYARSVTLVVRGVSLADSMSQYLIEQLEAVGVVIRTESRIAMAHPDDEGRLAAIDLEHTATGARTTVPAGAVFVTIGARPRTDWVGDAVLRDRWGSIITGPDVVAEGGRRVWPHERPPAPNEASVPGVFAVGDVRRGSIKRVASAVGEGSVTVSSVHRHLGEFDAP, from the coding sequence ATGGCGGCGCAGGTGCGGCAGCTTCTCGCCGGGGTGCAGATCGACACCTACGTGGTCGTGCCCCGCCACAGTCCCGACGAGCGGTTCCACCGGACCATCGCCGAGTTCCTCGAGGAGTTCGCGCGGGGCGCCGACGCGCGCCACCCCGGGTTCACCGTGATCGGCGACGACGCGCAGCCCCGCACGCACGTGCTGTCGAACCTGCTGCTGCGCGGCGGCGTGCACCACGACCGGCTGGCCCCCGATGCCCCCGATGCCGCGAAGCTGCTCGACGACTCCGGCGTGGCGTACTCGGGCGTGCCGCTCGTGCGCACCGCCGAGGGCCGGGTGCTCGTCGACCCGAGCGACACCGAACTCGCGTCCGCGCACGGCCTCGAGACGACGCTGCCCGACGAGGTCGTCGACCTCGCGATCGTCGGCGCCGGCCCCGCCGGGCTCGCTGCGGCGGTGTACGCGGCCTCCGAGGGTCTCACCACGCTCGTGCTCGAGAGCGAGTCGGTCGGCGGCCAGGCCGCGTCGAGCTCGCTCATCCGCAACTACCTCGGGTTCCCGCGCGGCGTCGCGGGCTCCGACCTCGCCCAGCGCGCCTACCAGCAGGCGTGGATGTTCGGTGCCCGGTTCGCCCACGCCCGCCCGGTGACCGGGCTCGACACCGGCGACCCCGCGCGGTTCCGCCTGACGGTCGACGCGGGCCCCGCCGCCCGGCCCGGGGAGGTGCTCGCGCGCTCGGTGATCCTGGCGACCGGCGTCTCGTACCGGCGCCTCGCCGTGCCGTCGCTGAAGCCGTTCATCGGCGCGACCGTGTTCTACGGCGTCTCCGCCGCCGAGGCCCGCGCCCAGACGGGCCGCGACGTGCTGATCGTCGGCGGCGGCAACTCGGCCGGCCAGGCCGCCCTGCACGTCGCCCGCTACGCCCGATCGGTCACCCTCGTCGTGCGCGGGGTGTCGCTCGCCGACAGCATGTCGCAGTACCTCATCGAGCAGCTCGAGGCGGTCGGCGTGGTGATCCGCACCGAGTCGCGCATCGCCATGGCCCACCCCGACGACGAGGGGCGGCTCGCGGCGATCGACCTCGAGCACACGGCCACCGGTGCGCGCACGACCGTTCCGGCGGGCGCCGTGTTCGTCACGATCGGCGCACGGCCGCGCACCGACTGGGTCGGCGACGCGGTGCTGCGCGACCGCTGGGGATCGATCATCACGGGGCCCGACGTGGTCGCCGAGGGCGGCCGGCGCGTCTGGCCGCACGAACGCCCGCCCGCACCGAACGAGGCCTCGGTGCCCGGCGTCTTCGCCGTCGGCGACGTGCGCCGCGGGTCGATCAAGCGCGTCGCCTCGGCCGTCGGCGAGGGGTCGGTGACGGTGTCGTCGGTGCACCGGCACCTGGGCGAGTTCGACGCGCCCTGA
- a CDS encoding ABC transporter ATP-binding protein, with translation MTEKTYSGVGAAVDGQHPLRSILRLLDLHRGRVLLAVGSFAIKDTPLWFLPVITAAIIDVVVAGGPLSTLAVWAGVAVALLLLNYPFHVIYIRLFMSSVRSIGADLRNALAARLQALSIGFHSRSNSAIVQTKVVRDAENVEVMLQQVGQPLLSAIMVLGGAVTMTALTVPAFLPVYALTIPLAVLLRQMLKRRSFQRNEEFRREVEGFSARVGEMATLLPITRAHGLEQTAVSRIALGAEGVRSAGYRLDVLNGKFGSISWVSLQLLGVACLVLAAWISIAGWLPISAGEVVLLSSYFTLLTGAATNMLMLLPIIARGTESVRSIAEVLQEPDLERNEGKRPADDVTGALELEHVTFRYPDADAPALDAVDLAIAPGETVAFVGSSGSGKSTLLNVVLGFLRPTGGRVLLDGADMEELDLRTFRRSVSVVPQESVLFEGTIRDNVAYGLGEVDDERIRAALRDANAAEIVEMLPDGWDTVVGERGARLSGGQRQRLSIARALVRDPRVLLLDEATSALDPESEAKIQVALGRLMTGRTTLVVAHRLSTIRSADRIVVLERGRIVEVGAHDELLARGGRYAELHRVQSR, from the coding sequence ATGACCGAGAAAACGTATTCCGGGGTGGGGGCGGCCGTCGACGGGCAGCATCCGCTCCGCAGCATCCTGCGCCTGCTCGACCTGCACCGCGGCCGCGTGCTGCTCGCCGTCGGGTCGTTCGCGATCAAGGACACGCCCCTCTGGTTCCTGCCCGTGATCACCGCCGCGATCATCGACGTGGTGGTCGCCGGCGGCCCCCTGTCGACCCTCGCGGTCTGGGCCGGGGTCGCGGTCGCACTGCTGCTGCTGAACTACCCCTTCCACGTGATCTACATCCGCCTGTTCATGAGCTCGGTGCGCTCGATCGGCGCCGACCTGCGCAACGCGCTGGCGGCCCGGCTGCAGGCGCTCTCGATCGGCTTCCATTCGCGGTCGAACTCCGCGATCGTGCAGACCAAGGTCGTGCGCGACGCCGAGAACGTCGAGGTCATGCTGCAGCAGGTCGGGCAGCCGCTGCTCTCGGCGATCATGGTGCTGGGCGGCGCGGTCACGATGACGGCCCTCACGGTGCCCGCATTCCTGCCGGTGTACGCGCTCACGATCCCGCTCGCGGTGCTGCTGCGCCAGATGCTGAAGCGACGGTCGTTCCAGCGCAACGAGGAGTTCCGCCGCGAGGTCGAGGGCTTCTCGGCCCGGGTCGGCGAGATGGCGACGCTGCTGCCGATCACTCGCGCCCACGGGCTCGAGCAGACCGCGGTGAGCCGAATCGCGCTCGGTGCCGAGGGCGTGCGCAGCGCGGGCTACCGCCTCGACGTGCTCAACGGGAAGTTCGGCTCGATCTCGTGGGTGAGCCTGCAGCTGCTGGGCGTGGCCTGCCTCGTGCTCGCGGCCTGGATCTCGATCGCCGGCTGGCTGCCCATCTCGGCGGGCGAGGTCGTGCTGCTCTCGTCGTACTTCACGCTGCTCACCGGCGCCGCGACCAACATGCTCATGCTGCTGCCGATCATCGCGCGCGGCACCGAGTCGGTGCGCTCGATCGCCGAGGTGCTGCAGGAGCCCGACCTCGAGCGCAACGAGGGCAAGCGCCCGGCCGACGACGTCACGGGCGCGCTCGAGCTCGAGCACGTCACGTTCCGGTACCCCGATGCGGATGCCCCGGCCCTCGACGCCGTCGACCTCGCGATCGCGCCCGGGGAGACCGTGGCCTTCGTGGGCTCGTCGGGGTCGGGCAAGTCGACGCTGCTCAACGTGGTGCTCGGCTTCCTCCGGCCGACCGGCGGGCGCGTGCTGCTCGACGGCGCGGACATGGAGGAGCTCGACCTGCGCACGTTCCGCCGGTCGGTGTCGGTCGTGCCGCAGGAGTCGGTGCTGTTCGAGGGCACGATCCGCGACAACGTCGCCTACGGGCTGGGCGAGGTCGACGACGAGCGGATCCGCGCGGCGCTGCGCGACGCGAACGCGGCCGAGATCGTCGAGATGCTGCCCGACGGGTGGGACACGGTCGTGGGCGAGCGGGGTGCCAGGCTCTCGGGCGGCCAGCGCCAGCGGCTCTCGATCGCCCGTGCGCTCGTGCGCGACCCGCGCGTGCTGCTGCTCGACGAGGCGACGAGCGCGCTCGACCCGGAGTCGGAGGCGAAGATCCAGGTCGCGCTCGGGCGGCTCATGACCGGGCGCACGACCCTGGTCGTGGCGCACCGGCTGTCGACGATCCGGTCGGCCGACCGGATCGTCGTGCTCGAGCGCGGGCGCATCGTGGAGGTCGGTGCGCACGACGAGCTGCTCGCGCGGGGCGGCAGGTACGCCGAGCTGCATCGCGTGCAGTCGCGCTGA
- a CDS encoding GNAT family N-acetyltransferase, which translates to MTEPHLVPPADADSVAALAARGLRYALVDTSDAVAFAHWLGADERGFHAPAPTPERTESARERVGYRRTTGVYDGAAAEPESPVATTSSWVAQLTVPGGRTMDAWAVSSVTVAPTHRRRGIARALLEGELRTAVAAGVPAAILTASEATIYGRFGFAPAAPATTVSVARRRVGWAGPPPAGTVHFRSPAALRDEVEEIAGRALLRTPGEVDRWPGFWDRMLGLTDPTSERSRGIRAARYDDADGHPRGFVAYSVQRTEPDHGTVVVDQLLAETDEAYRALWRFVLEHDFVDEVRATLRSVDEPLRWMVSDPRAITTSEYGDHLWLRILDAAAVLEARTYSAPSRLVLRIDDPLGYASGTVVLETDAAGRAFVHESDEPAGIRLGIEELGAIALGATRPSVLAAAGRLAGDAHAIRTADRVFAADRMPHLGFWF; encoded by the coding sequence GTGACCGAGCCGCACCTCGTCCCGCCCGCCGATGCCGACTCCGTCGCGGCACTCGCCGCGAGGGGACTCCGGTACGCGCTCGTCGACACGTCCGACGCCGTCGCGTTCGCGCACTGGCTGGGTGCCGACGAGCGCGGATTCCACGCCCCGGCGCCCACCCCCGAGCGCACCGAGTCGGCGCGCGAGCGCGTCGGGTACCGCCGCACGACCGGCGTGTACGACGGCGCCGCCGCCGAGCCGGAGAGCCCGGTCGCGACCACCAGCTCCTGGGTCGCGCAGCTCACCGTGCCCGGCGGCCGCACGATGGACGCCTGGGCGGTGAGCTCGGTCACCGTCGCACCCACGCACCGCCGCCGCGGCATCGCCCGCGCGCTGCTCGAGGGCGAGCTGCGCACCGCCGTCGCCGCCGGCGTGCCGGCCGCGATCCTCACGGCGAGCGAGGCGACGATCTACGGCCGGTTCGGGTTCGCTCCCGCCGCCCCCGCAACCACCGTCTCGGTCGCGCGGCGACGGGTCGGCTGGGCCGGGCCGCCGCCCGCGGGCACCGTGCACTTCCGCTCCCCCGCGGCCCTGCGCGACGAGGTCGAGGAGATCGCCGGGCGGGCGCTGCTGCGCACCCCCGGCGAGGTCGACCGCTGGCCGGGCTTCTGGGACCGCATGCTCGGCCTCACCGACCCGACCAGCGAGCGCTCCCGCGGCATCCGCGCCGCGCGGTACGACGACGCCGACGGGCATCCGCGCGGCTTCGTCGCGTACTCGGTGCAGCGCACCGAGCCCGACCACGGCACGGTCGTCGTCGACCAGCTGCTCGCCGAGACCGACGAGGCGTACCGGGCGCTCTGGCGGTTCGTGCTCGAGCACGACTTCGTCGACGAGGTGCGCGCGACGCTGCGCAGCGTCGACGAGCCGCTGCGCTGGATGGTCTCCGACCCGCGCGCGATCACGACGAGCGAGTACGGCGACCACCTCTGGCTGCGCATCCTCGACGCGGCGGCAGTGCTCGAGGCGCGCACCTACTCGGCCCCGTCCCGCCTCGTGCTCCGCATCGACGACCCCCTCGGCTACGCGAGCGGCACGGTCGTGCTCGAGACGGATGCCGCGGGCCGCGCCTTCGTGCACGAGTCGGACGAGCCCGCGGGCATCCGCCTCGGCATCGAGGAGCTCGGCGCGATCGCACTCGGCGCGACCCGCCCGTCGGTGCTCGCGGCGGCCGGCCGCCTGGCGGGCGATGCCCACGCGATCCGCACCGCCGACCGGGTCTTCGCGGCCGACCGCATGCCTCACCTCGGCTTCTGGTTCTGA
- a CDS encoding peroxidase family protein has protein sequence MPTSIPHSRSHEGRFGRLFGRGFTSWTPPGATDAEREQAIHDYVAASMSGSTPAGVQPQDDPSNSAIPAGYTYFGQFVDHDITFDPVSSLGKHNDPEGLQNFRSPRFDLDSLYGRGPDDQPYLYDHGRKLHDGFAGYLATGLGANMAHPEPDLQRNAEGVAMIGDPRNDENVIVSQLQLGFAKLHNAILHKLEVADEIVGMSGKQLFLEAQRLTVWAYQYVVWNDFIARITEPSVFQKAIEFTDEDGAGPFYGVEFGLKDVYDWSVTPYMPVEFSVAAYRFGHSMIRAEYQMNIVLGFGRDHARPIFATPGVPHPEGPPDDLGGFKRLPANCTVQWDWFFDFPSSVPGVFPQRALKIDPELSASVMHIPGSAGATKPLAELNIRRGWRMELPPATEVAHALHIDPRPVGDPMEESLWISILHEAKEQQGGERLGAVGSTIVAAVFSGLLRGDPFSYINRDPHWTPAHATVDGNAIFERAFPGEPDRPWSVSDLLKTAGMPIDAGNDIESLIGASAPPLQAPDSPASLMQEH, from the coding sequence ATGCCCACGAGCATTCCCCACTCCCGGAGCCACGAGGGCCGCTTCGGCCGGCTCTTCGGCCGCGGGTTCACCTCCTGGACGCCGCCCGGCGCCACCGACGCCGAGCGCGAGCAGGCCATCCACGACTACGTCGCGGCGAGCATGTCGGGCAGCACGCCCGCCGGCGTGCAGCCGCAGGACGACCCGAGCAACAGCGCGATCCCCGCCGGGTACACGTACTTCGGGCAGTTCGTCGACCACGACATCACGTTCGACCCGGTGTCGAGTCTCGGCAAGCACAACGACCCCGAGGGCCTGCAGAACTTCCGCAGCCCGCGGTTCGACCTCGACAGCCTCTACGGCCGCGGGCCGGACGACCAGCCGTACCTGTACGACCACGGCCGCAAGCTGCACGACGGGTTCGCCGGCTACCTCGCGACCGGGCTCGGCGCCAACATGGCGCACCCCGAACCCGACCTGCAGCGCAACGCCGAGGGCGTCGCGATGATCGGCGACCCGCGCAACGACGAGAACGTCATCGTCTCCCAGTTGCAGCTCGGCTTCGCGAAGCTGCACAACGCGATCCTCCACAAGCTCGAGGTCGCCGACGAGATCGTGGGGATGTCGGGCAAGCAGCTGTTCCTCGAGGCGCAGCGCCTCACCGTCTGGGCCTACCAGTACGTCGTGTGGAACGACTTCATCGCCCGGATCACCGAGCCGTCGGTCTTCCAGAAGGCGATCGAGTTCACCGACGAGGACGGCGCGGGGCCGTTCTACGGCGTGGAGTTCGGCCTGAAGGACGTCTACGACTGGTCGGTCACGCCGTACATGCCGGTGGAGTTCTCCGTCGCCGCGTACCGGTTCGGGCACTCGATGATCCGGGCCGAGTACCAGATGAACATCGTGCTCGGGTTCGGCCGCGACCACGCCCGGCCGATCTTCGCCACGCCCGGAGTGCCGCACCCGGAGGGCCCGCCCGACGACCTCGGCGGCTTCAAGCGGCTCCCGGCGAACTGCACCGTGCAGTGGGACTGGTTCTTCGACTTCCCGAGCTCGGTGCCGGGCGTCTTCCCGCAGCGGGCGCTGAAGATCGACCCCGAGCTGTCGGCGTCCGTGATGCACATCCCGGGTTCGGCCGGCGCGACCAAGCCGCTCGCCGAGCTGAACATCCGCCGCGGCTGGCGCATGGAACTGCCGCCGGCGACGGAGGTCGCGCACGCGCTGCACATCGACCCGCGCCCGGTCGGCGACCCCATGGAGGAGTCGCTCTGGATCTCGATCCTGCACGAGGCGAAGGAGCAGCAGGGCGGCGAGCGTCTCGGCGCCGTCGGCTCGACCATCGTCGCGGCCGTGTTCTCCGGACTCCTGCGCGGCGATCCGTTCTCGTACATCAACCGAGACCCGCACTGGACCCCGGCGCACGCCACGGTGGACGGCAATGCCATCTTCGAGCGGGCCTTCCCCGGCGAGCCGGACCGGCCGTGGTCGGTCTCCGACCTGCTGAAGACCGCGGGCATGCCGATCGACGCGGGCAACGACATCGAGTCGCTGATCGGCGCGAGCGCACCGCCGCTCCAGGCGCCGGACTCGCCCGCGTCGCTGATGCAGGAGCACTGA